The sequence AGACTGGATTTCTAAGTTGTcatgttttctgccttttttttgggggggggggtctttttagtgtcacactcatagcatatggaaacctccaggctaggggtggaattcaAGCttccatagcatatagaagttcccagcctacaccacagccacaccacatccaagctgcacatggaatcgaacccacatcctcatggatactaattgggttcttaacccactaagccacagtgaaaattctgaccatttttagttttatgtatttttaaatgaagcaaaaaattGATTCTTCTTCTTGCTTTTATGATAAATGTTTGTCCAGTCTTTTAGATTTCTCACCCATACCTCATTTGATaacattgcagctgcagcaggaAACACTCAGTTCAAGGGCTGCTAAATACTTAAATTACATCATCACTCTGAGTACAGCCAACAGGTTCTCTGACCATTGCCACTAGATTTTTGCCACTAACAGAAGAACGTGGGGCTGTTGGAGGGCCTCCTTGCCTTCACTATACCATGTTACTAGCCAGTATGCATATGGGGCCAGTTTTATCGGATGGAGATGGGCTAAGAGGTACTGTATATGCCAAACACTATGTCAAGTACTCTACTTGCATTCTCCTTTAATCCACAACAATCCTAAAACATAGATatgttaatagttttattttgcctttgaggGTACTAAAACGAAAAAATGGTGTTTTGCACGAGGTTACAGAGCCAATATGTAAAGTGATCAGGATGAGAACCCCAGGCATTCTAACACAtgctttatttttactatttcatcTTAAGTCCAAGGCAGTGGGGGTTAATTCTCTACAGAGCACCTGGCTCCAGCCTGGTCCATGATCACAAATTATATACCTTTGAATCTTGGTCCATGATCACAAATTTTATACCTTTGAATCTTGATCTGTTATCTTTAAAGTAAGTGCAGTGGCTTAATCTGTGGAAGATCAAAATAAACCTACTGCTTGAAACAAGATAATTTACAAAAGTAAAGCACCCATTCCATATGTTCCATATGTTTAGGCTAACCCAGATACTACTTATATTCATCTGTTGCTTTGatgacaaattaccacaaacttccatggcttaaaacaacacaaatttattatcctaCAGCGCCATAGGTTAGTCCAAAGGTCTCACCGAGCTAAAATCAAGATTTCAGCAGGGCTGCATtcttttctggaggctctaggggcaAGAATCTACTTCCtcatcttttccagcttctagaggccaccatGTTCTTTGGCTTGTGACCCTCTTTCCTCAGTCTTCAAAGCCAGTAACACTGTCTTTCCCTGATTCTGAACTTTTCTGCCTCCTTAGTCTCTCAGGGACCCTTGTGATTATATTGGGCCCACTTGAATAATGCAAGATAACTTCCCTACCTTAATAAAATAAGGCTTAGAGCTGTGGCACAGCTTTGGACCAGTCTGGTCCTATTCAGTTACATTAACTAAATCTTTTTTAATGGGCATTTTCACAAAGTCGTAAGACTGAAAGTTTGATTTGTATGAGAGAGCAGCATGATTAAattgcttaatatatttaaactGTCCTCAAAGTCCAGATAATTGGATCAACTGTGTAATTACAGATGATTACAGATATGTAGGAGTCCTTTAGCATTgtaatagttttgtttgttttttgtctttttgctatttctttgggccgctcccgaggcacatggaggttcccaggctaggggtcgaatcggagatgtagccactggcctacgccagagccacagcaacgcgggatccgagccgcgtctgcaacctacaccacagctcacggcaacgccggatcgttaacccactgagcaagggcagggaccgaacccgcaacctcacggttcctagtcggattcgttaaccactgcgccaccacgggaactcccccacgtGAGGTTCTAAACACAGTTCTTCATTATTTGTTACAGAATGTATTTGATAGGTGATAGCATGTATAGTAACCAAATTCAAGATACTGAACaaaaattgttattttcattaaagCTTTTTACTTAGGACTCCTAAATATGCTACTTTAAATGACTACAGGATGTTAAAGGGGTTGTTTCAATAgaactgttatttctttcttcatgtGTTATGTTCATCCAGCCTATCCAGACAAtggctttatttcttctttttttggtgtgtgtgctttttttagggctgcacctgcgacatatggaagttcccaggctaggggtccaatctgagctacagctgcaggcctacactacagtcacagcaacatgggatccctgacccactaagcaaggccaggatgaaacccacatcctcatggatactagtgagatttgtttctgctgcgccacaacaggaactcccacaatggcTTTATTTCTGACATGCCTCCCAGTGTGGTTGCCCTATATGTGGTATAGGCAGTGACCTCAACTGTCTTTTGTTCTCTGACATTTTTGTAAGTTTCTAACCTAACATATACATTTGATGGAAACACTGAATTCAAGCAGTCACAATGGTTATTACCAATACAGAGAAAGTCACTGCAACTCATTTAAAAAGCTGCTGTATATAAAAGTGctagttcctttaaaaatttataactaCATTTCAATTCCAAAAAGGCTATGAATTAATAAACTTACATAATTATAAAGGTGATAAGTTCAACAACAAGTAATTAAAAAGGCAGTGATATTGACAAACACCATTTAATGAATACCTACATGCATGGccctttatctcattttatcctcacaactcCGAGGTAGATAGAATCTTTCTACCAATAAAAGAACTAGGTGTCAAAGGCTAAAACAACTTGCCAAGCACCACAGAACTAGTAAATGCTGGAGGAGATCTGAAGCTCAGTATGTCTCATTCCAAATGTTTTTATTCactaatatagttttaaaaatttgagtatgTTCGAacaatttccatttttacttAAATGACTCAAGAGACCTCGAAAAATCTAAATAGTGAAATCTTATGATCTTTggcataaattatttcaaaactagCATTTGAATAGTTACAAAAAATGGAATTATTCTATAAAAAATTGCAGAGGTGATCAAAGTAATTTGATATccattttaatatcttattttagGTAAAAggctaattatttaaaattaaaactttaggTTCCTAAACTTGAAGCAGCttcctgacctgagaaaacaaaaagtatcACTTAAAGATAGGTAAATCAGAAGGCATTTAAAGTAACTGAGGAAGAACCTGAAAAGTTTGAAAAGTTATGAATACTTccctttatgttttaatttttattcactaTTTTCTATCATAGGAGATGAGTATGATGTATGTGCCATTTGTTTGGATGAATATGAAGATGGAGACAAGCTCAGAATCCTTCCCTGTTCCCATGGTATGAATAATTACATACTGCTTtgaatttatgtataatttatactTCAACGTTCAGCattagagagacagaaaatagttATTAGCACATCGTAAGCCAGGCCCTGTACTTATTAGTGGTCTCATTAAAGGATGGagatgtatttataaaaatttacaaaCTCTTCTTCTCTTGTCCCTATATGATGTGTATCATTAGAAAATCATGAATAAACATGGCAAGAGATTAAAAATACTGTTCTCCACCACCATATACTAcctaaaagatatatattttgcttCAACAGCTTATCATTGCAAGTGTGTAGATCCTTGGctaactaaaaccaaaaaaacctgtcCGGTCTGCAAGCAAAAAGTTGTACCTTCTCAAGGTGATTCAGACTCTGACACAGATAGTagtcaagaagaaaatgaagtgtcAGAACACACCCCTTTACTTAGACCTTTGGCTTCTGTCAGCACCCAGTCATTTGGGGCTTTGTCTGAATCCCGCTCACATCCGAACATGACAGAATCTTCAGACTATGAGGAAGATGACAATGAAGATACCGACAGTAGTGACGcagaaaatgaaatcaatgaaCATAGTGTTGTGGTCCAGCTGCAGCCTAATGGTGAACGGGATTACAACATAGCAAATACTGTTTGACCTTCAGAGGGTATTGGGTTTTATTTCCCTTTAAGGTGTTTATTTAGGcatatagtttgatttttttgctcCCTTCAGAGATTTCTGtagaaataacttattttctaGTATTCTACAGTTTAATCAGATTACtgaaacagttttttttcatCTGGTATTTATCTGCAGGAGTGTACTTCATTTCACTGATAACTAATAATAGACTGGTGCTGTAACTCAAGCATCAAATCAACTCTTCTTTTGGAATGAATAtagccaaaacattaaaaaaaaaaaattcctcagtaTAGCTTGCAATTAAGACCTACATCACAGTATGCAAGTGTTTCATGTTTTTATACACAAGGCCAGTGCTGTGACCACCTAGCATGAACTAACAGGCCAACTCCCATCCCCATAAAGTTACCTAGAGTGGTTGAGCTGGAATAGGCTTGTTCTGGTATTTCCCAAAATTGCCATCATTAGTGAGAAGTAACAAGGTAATTTAGCATTTTTCTTCCTATCAGAACCAGAAGGAAACTCAaagctgtctttttcctatttccaaGCAGTCTTATCTTGATAGGAATGGTGTGTACTAGGGCAGatttcaaaaggttttttttttttttttttttttaaggtttttactACTATAGTGTTATGTATGAATTTGATTCATCAGCTAAAGTAATGTCTCTGGACTTAACTGAACTTCAGTATCCTAAAAGATTTTGTGTTGTGATCAAAGCAAAAAGATGCTGTGTAAAAATACTATACTTTGGCAATTGTTAATACTCAGATCATATACCTCTTAATAAAGAGCATCTTATGCTAATAAGCCCTGCTAAACTATGTACAGAGGAAACTGTTCAAGTATTGATTTGAAAATACTGCTTATGTTTAACAGAACTAATGATGTATTTAAACAATGTATTATGAAAAGCTAAATTATACATTATTGTAACTATGTAGAAAATATAGACTTTATGTATAATCGAAATGCTAAGAATTTTTATATGGCCTTGTATGAAGGGAGTTTGAATGTTAATAAACACATTTTCCACTTTAAGAACTGGCAAATATTTGTTCTGCTATAGTATTAACCATATTAACCTTATCTTTATATGCCCAGTGCTTTTTAAAGGTATGATGATGAAAGCAATTTAGATAAAACACATCACCTTAGGATTTTATACAAAGGAACTGACTGCTCACAAGCTATTAGGTAATCCCCCCAAAAGTTAAAACTGCAGCACAAATCATTCCAATAATAGTGAACATTATGGTACCTTCTTGGAATTATGGTAAATCCTTAGACTGCTGTATTGTCTTGAAAGGATAAATATCTTGGACCTATATGTATTGATGGGAAATTGTTAGTAAACAGAAGCATATTAGAAAATAGTAAAGCATACTAGATATATTAACCTtttgttgtaaaaagaaaaaaaaaaagcagctatttaaaagaaatagaacaccaggagttcccgtcgtggcccagtggttaacgaatctgactaggaaccatgaggttgcaggttcgatccctggccttgatcagtggattaaagatccagcattgccgtgagctgtggtgtaggtcacagatgtggctcggatcccacgttgctgtgactgtggtataggccggtggctacagctccaattagacccctagcctgggaacctccatatgccacgtgcgtggccctagaaaaggcaaaaaaaaaaaaaaaaataccatttggggaaatttcacttttctgaagtggttttttaaaaaattcctttaagcaacaacaaaaaaatgggtATTTccacttaagaaaataaaaggttgaaTTCATCACTCTCCCACTCCCACCTCACACCATAGGAATACGTACAGACCTGAGAAACAGAAGATCAGCTTATAATGGTAGTTAAGCAAAGCTATGGAATTTGACTTTtgtaagtctaacttttctaaaCCTGTTTGTCATTGGTGTAATTTCATTTATCCTAGGGGCAGGGGGGTGAGGACAAAACACTGAGCTCAGTTCTTGGCAATAAATATACAACAAGTAATGGCTTTTATAACTGTTAAAGTAGATAATAAAAACATCATacctaaaatacaaaatttttttaaagggaaaaagttaAAAGTAACTGTAATGTGTATTTGATGTCGTATTCCCTCAATCCTTAATCCACAGTTTAGATCAAGGACTTGGTTCCTTCAAATTTAAGTTAGGAGTTTTTAATCAggcaaaagtatttattttttgaaagttcaGATTGTTACTTTTAgttgttaaaaatacatatacttaaCAACAGCACTATCTAGGATtgttattaattctaatagtcatttgaaatcttttataatttctctaTGGTATAACTCTACAGCTTTTTTTTAATAGGACACGGAGTAAAATTGAAGtccatttctattaaaaaatcttcctaatttaaatttctgattgTAAAAGTATAGTCATCTGGAAACTTACCCCAAAGAAAAATTTACCTTTATATCTTGCcttcataaatacatatgtaagatatatactgtatttatactatttacatattcatatttattggGGAGCATTTTCTTATGTAATTCAATGAGAGTTTTATCTTCTGGACGTGCATATGGTCATTTATTCAACCCATAACCCTGAAAGTTAAATCTTGTAGTTTTCCAAGTTTAGTTATTCTGATTAATACTGTGGAAGTGACATTCTGCTCTGCAAATCTGTATAGCTCCATTTCCTTAGGTTAAATTCCTAGAACTaagtacaaaacaaaaacacaggtaTATGTTTTCATAAGTGTTTTTCTAATCAAATTGTGGGAAAGGGGCCACCGACCagtttaattcattattttagtgATACATGTGCCCTCAGCTGTCTTCTACTGCCCTACTTACACCTCCagcatattatatacatatcCCTTCACCTATTTATAGGTTTATTCAATAAGGGTTTCTCCCAAGTCTCGTCACTGCTTTCTAATTAGTTGCCATAAAATCATAAATCATCACAACACAGCCACCAAATTTTCATTTGACTTTTTGTTCCTAACAGGGATTTTAACAGGTCAAGAAGTATTTACTATTGTTTTACAATACTAAGGAATGCCTGATTATCACAGTAGCCCCAAATTCCATATCTTCCATACCTTTACATCCCTGTATGAACAATCAAATTCAGAACTGACAACACtgtcaaagaaagaaattttagttAGTGAGGCAAAGAGAGTGACTCCCATCCCCTAACCCACTTTCTTCAAAGGGTAGCACCAAATACAGTCCACTAAAAATGAATGAGACCAACCTAGTGATTGTTTCTAAAGGGACATCTGGAATTTTCATCTCCAGTGTAGAACTCCAGAGCCCAGAATCTGCATTATAACCAGCTCCCCAGTACTGCTTAGACCCAACTTTTGAACTTGGAGCTTCTGCTTGACAGTTCATGATTTTTCTAAATAGTACTAAACATATTTACTAAACTTCAGTACATTTCAGGGAATATGTGACCTCTGGGATTAAACTCGATTATTACATAGTCATGGTTAACATGTCACTCCAAAGCCAGAAACTGCAAAACATCCCAGTTATCTCTCACGCTGTCTAAGGAATGTCTTTTCTCTTGTGAGAGAGTCCCAGATGGCTGACTTCAGTCTACCAATATCGCCTCCAAATCAAAACAAGTCATTTGACAGTTCAACACAGAAGAATCCACAATGCAGAAATCCTTCTTGGTACTGGGCCCCATACTGCTCACCATTTCCCACCAAGAGACCAGcaacaggagaaaaatatttaatttctagtgGAGAAGTCAATTTTCACCTCATAAACCTAAAGATGAGCCTAAAATGACTATAAGCCATTTTTAACAGCCAAGCCTAATTTAAAATTCCCAGGCACTAATTTTACTTATAATAAATACTATAAGAAACAGATACACCAGTAGCTggatttttaaggttttatgtTTACAGCAGAGTATATATATTCCCACTGTATCAAAAATCAATGGTAACAGTAAGCTAACAATTTATATAAACAACAGGAGTCCAGAGTATTTGGTTggaataaatttatttcatctgTCTGTAAACAAGGTGTTTAATAgttatggcatttttttaaatgcatattaaatcAGATGAGTTAGACTGTATCCCAGATGTAACAAAGTGCagggaaagaaatggacaaatcagcaacaagatttgtttttaaatctgtaCATTATCCACAAGGCCCAAACAATAGAAGCAAATACTAGAATGTCCCTAAAGTAGTGCCATTCGAAAGAAACCTTTAATAGGTCAGTTAAAATCCATCTCACAATAGCAACAGTTCATTTTAACAATAGTATGGCACAggatacatatgaaaaaaaaattcatcacaaGACAGCCAAGTCCACAATAATGCAACTTCATATAAAAACTCAAGCTGCAAATAAAAATTGGTCCTATGAAGAACAAACTGGACACACTCCAGATGGTTATGTTGGGATACCTAATGTCCATAATGGCAGCCTTTTACAATTTTACTAAAGAGTAGAGCTGGTGtgcaaagaaaaagacaggaataaAAATCTGAGCTATTGCAATGATGGAATGTCCCTGGGGATTCAATCAGTATGGTTGCTATAAGGTCATGGGAGGAAGTGCCTTTTGCTCTTGTTTTGCAGTTGCACTTGTCATATGTCCTGTAGACACTATGAAAAAAGGTTTGTCTCTACTCAAGTGCAACAACAATACTAAAAGCAAACTACTGCAGCTCTCAATAGCTCATCAAAAGAGTTATCAATTGGTTAAATAAACCAGGCACTGCAATAAAAGAGGATGGAAGCAAACCAAATACCTCTGTGTGAAGAGAGGGGgtggaaaaaaagagtgaaggaaAGATGCATGCACTTTTTCCTCCCAACCATGCGCTACAAAAGGAAGACTAAATGAGCTAAGTAAATGCTCAAAGTGCTGAAAGACATTGATCAAATTAGAGATTGTACAACCGGCACCTTGCttaatattaacttattttaGTAATCAATATCCCATTAATTGCTAAGACAAAGTGATGCCCAACTTggcatgccccctccccccaaatttcaAGGTATCATGCAAATCATTATTGTGCTGCAATTATGTTGCCAGATAAGGTTGGTTACATACAGTGGTTAACATACAAATGACCCATTGGGCAAACAGGAATCGTGACATTAGAAAATAGGTAAAGAAAAATTAGCTACCATCTATAGACTGGTAGCACTGTGACCATAATTGGGGTGGTGATGAAGACAGTTGCTAGGTAGATGGGGAGAGGCTGCTTACACATCAGACCTCCTCAGGTATAAAGCGAGTTCATATGCTTTCTTGTTAAGTGTGCCTCCGTGGACACCTTCCTTTCCCATGACTATAACCAATGCTGGAGTAcataaggaaacaaaacaaaagtgaacaGAATTAtttaagggagggaggggagggcagaaagAAAGACACCTTTCCCCACCAACAGAGGGATACAAAGGAGACACAGGTTCATACCCCATCACCCTGCATTGCTAATAAAATTTCCAGAATTAAGACTCAAGCTTACAGCTAGGAAAGTTTAAGAGCAATTTTCCCCTAATACTTAACAGTCTGCCTAGCAGCTAGAACCCAGAGTCTCTCAAGTATTTTGCCATTGAGTATGCCTTCTTATTCAATCCGCCTCCATGGACCCCTTCTTTTCCCATTACAAAGACCaagactgaaagagaaagaagaaaagtgtttCAAAAGAAGTGTTAATCAAGAAAGTCACATAAGTTTTAGCAGACAGAACCCCGATTAATAAGTTAACATTAAGTTAGTTTTCCATGAACAACCAAGCACTGAAGTCAACCAGGTCTCCTAAAAGGAGAATTTTCAAACTACTAACATACTGAAAACGTTGTCACTATTCACTGCATCTCCAAAGTCCAATCAATGCAGCTTCAGTGCTCTATAAAAAGTATCTTTACACTAgttggaaggggaaaaaaaagtgctaatttatcttttatataaGGCAAAAAACTTCTATTACTATGACAAAAATACATGTTAGGACTGGTCCCCCAAAAAtaaaccggaaaaaaaaaaaaacttaggtgattatttacttattaaattcCCCCTAAATTTAACTGCTTGCTTAAGTACAAACTATTAAGTCTCACCAGTGAAGCTAAATATGTCTGTTACTTGCAGAGGAAAACCAAGacgaaattataaataaatagcattttcaaTGCCCTTCAGAAAAGGCCAAATTAAAAGTACTAAAGGCTTGTTCTTAATGATATCCTCATTGTGCTTTGTTTTCAATTGAATCTAAAATCCTAAAATAGGTTTACTATCTCCAACAATAGTTTCTATGATGCAGTTCAAAGGTCTATCCCCCCACATATATGCAGGTAGGTCAGATTTTACACTCACTGCCACTAGATGTCAGTAGTGCTGTACGGTATGAAAgctttctggttttatttcacATGGTTGATGCAACATTTATCTGAGCTCAGCTAATGTTTTAGAGATTCGTCTATTTCATCATCTAGTTTTCCTATAGAGAAGTGCTGATAAAAGCATCAATTCACATCAGAATAAGAGTAACCTCAGTCACAGGGAGTTGGTTAGGACCACTGCAGTAAATTATGGCTCAGAAGAGCTTCAAGTTTCTTCACATGGTAGTATTGGTTTTAAGATCAGATGTGCCAAGTCTGCTATACGAGGCTGCACAAGCcatctttatttacaaaatatttacacAGGTCAACACATTTAAGTATATTTGTAAATCAATTAGATGTCATAATAAACCTCAATCTTAaaagtttctttcaaaaataagtgAGACTTATTTAGTACAGTAAGAACTTCTGTAATGTTGACAATAGTTTAAAAACACCAGAATTTCTGGACCAggattatattttacataaataaaatataatttcctacttttaaaataaataaaaaacacagagtctttgaaaatattttagtaagtGGAAAACTTACTCCAAAACCCTCAGTTtaattatttctctcttcctcagcaATGTTTCTAACAGAAATATGAAccaatacttttccttttttctgatgAATAGTGAATGACTAAAATGtggtcaagaaagaaagagatccaGAGGTCAAAGACCCAATGGAACGAAAGTAACCAATTTGAACAATTTAACAATCTGGATAACTAGCAGTTGCAGAGACAAATTTAGATTTCCAGTTTACTGAAGTTGAAACTAAAGAGCTGAATGAATAATCTGTTTTAGAGTAAAGTCAGGATCTCAGAGGTCAGGCTGTATATGCAACTGCTGCAGAGTAAATAAATCTAAAGCAGTGCCCCTTTCAGTGCTGGGCAGTTCACAAAAACCACCTTAATAGCCATTATGGACTAACACTTTattcaaaatgttaaagaaaCTCTTAATAAGTTGTAATGTGGCGTGCAACTTTTAACCAAAAGGGTGCCTTGCTTACCTCTACCAGCTCTGCCGACAGCAACGTTGTATGTTGGCTCCCCACCTTGACTCTTTGTCCGGATGTCCATTGTGCAGTCACCGTCCACGTATAGGCTATCTCTGATCACTGAGCATTTCTTTGCGCCAAGAGTCAAACCATTGGTAAAGAAACCTTCCCGGTCTTTTCCTACAATCATATCTATTTCTACTGGCTGCCCcccaccaaaaggaaaaaaaaagaaaaagaaaagaaaaagaagttgtaGTTAATTCCTTTCAGGCCTTGGTATATAACAGGAAAGACTCCCAAGTTTGTACTAGGACTACAAGACATCCACATT is a genomic window of Sus scrofa isolate TJ Tabasco breed Duroc chromosome 13, Sscrofa11.1, whole genome shotgun sequence containing:
- the PFN2 gene encoding profilin-2 isoform X2, with product MAGWQSYVDNLMCDGCCQEAAIVGYCDAKYVWAATAGGVFQSITPVEIDMIVGKDREGFFTNGLTLGAKKCSVIRDSLYVDGDCTMDIRTKSQGGEPTYNVAVGRAGRALVIVMGKEGVHGGTLNKKAYELALYLRRSDV
- the PFN2 gene encoding profilin-2 isoform X1; translation: MAGWQSYVDNLMCDGCCQEAAIVGYCDAKYVWAATAGGVFQSITPVEIDMIVGKDREGFFTNGLTLGAKKCSVIRDSLYVDGDCTMDIRTKSQGGEPTYNVAVGRAGRVLVFVMGKEGVHGGGLNKKAYSMAKYLRDSGF